The Haloarchaeobius amylolyticus genome window below encodes:
- a CDS encoding 60S ribosomal export protein NMD3, with translation MSDQRTFCPRCGDPMSDVAANDPLGKSDVGVCDDCYFEQFELVDAPDRIEVMVCATCGAVHRGNRWVDVGAKDYTDVAIDEVAEALAVHVDAEDVSWQVDPEQVDQNTIRMHCFFSGIVRGQFREAEATVPVLISRQTCTRCGRISGDYYASIVQVRAADRKPTSEEIERSKEIANKIVADMEATGDRNAFITEMGEEKDGLDIKVSTNNIGKKIANKVTEEFGGSWEDHETLVTEDEDGNEVYRVTYAVRLPPFIPGDIIELRDDDDTDGPILVRSAHGNLKGVRLTTGERYEASYSEGDAPNARKLGSIEDGVETSLVTVEDEHAVQVLDPETYEAKTISRPDYFDPDGESVRVFKSRAGLHVLPDE, from the coding sequence ATGAGCGACCAGCGAACGTTCTGTCCACGCTGTGGCGACCCGATGTCCGACGTCGCCGCGAACGACCCGCTGGGCAAGTCCGACGTGGGCGTCTGCGACGACTGCTACTTCGAGCAGTTCGAACTCGTCGACGCGCCCGACCGCATCGAGGTGATGGTCTGTGCGACCTGCGGCGCGGTCCACCGGGGCAACCGGTGGGTCGACGTGGGCGCGAAGGACTACACCGACGTGGCCATCGACGAGGTGGCCGAGGCGCTGGCGGTACACGTCGACGCCGAGGACGTGTCCTGGCAGGTCGACCCCGAGCAGGTAGACCAGAACACCATCCGGATGCACTGTTTCTTCTCCGGCATCGTCCGCGGGCAGTTCCGCGAGGCCGAGGCGACCGTCCCGGTCCTCATCTCCCGGCAGACCTGCACCCGGTGTGGGCGCATCTCCGGCGACTACTACGCCTCCATCGTGCAGGTCCGGGCGGCGGACCGCAAGCCCACCAGCGAGGAGATAGAGCGCTCGAAGGAGATCGCCAACAAGATCGTCGCGGACATGGAGGCGACGGGCGACCGCAACGCCTTCATCACGGAGATGGGCGAGGAGAAGGACGGCCTCGACATCAAGGTCTCGACGAACAACATCGGGAAGAAGATCGCCAACAAGGTCACCGAGGAGTTCGGCGGCTCGTGGGAGGACCACGAGACCCTCGTCACCGAGGACGAGGACGGCAACGAGGTCTACCGCGTCACCTACGCGGTCCGGCTCCCGCCGTTCATCCCCGGCGACATCATCGAGTTGCGCGACGACGACGACACCGACGGCCCCATCCTCGTCCGGAGCGCCCACGGGAACCTCAAGGGCGTCCGGCTCACCACCGGCGAGCGCTACGAGGCCAGTTACTCGGAGGGCGACGCGCCAAACGCCCGCAAGCTCGGCAGCATCGAGGACGGCGTCGAGACCTCGCTCGTGACGGTCGAGGACGAGCACGCGGTACAGGTGCTCGACCCGGAGACCTACGAGGCGAAGACCATCTCGCGCCCGGACTACTTCGACCCCGACGGGGAGTCGGTCCGGGTGTTCAAGAGCCGCGCCGGCCTCCACGTCCTGCCCGATGAGTGA
- a CDS encoding class I SAM-dependent methyltransferase: MSEEPSDADGDLPVATGDPAEDADDLAAIVPKPGTEVAIASLRDEGIYDDERRVQAYGAETVALPVTDPPQSTDVLDVVRQTDPEARAPDLETLLREKGWDDEAVAAAPASWAVVGSVILVSLDDWTDEQEQDIGEALLELHGEADTVCAHGGVSGELRQPDTRVVAGLGDTETVHTEHGTRYSLDLAKVMFSPGNQAERARMGDVVAEDEEVLDMFAGIGYFTLPMARAGAQVTAVEKNPESFRFLGENANLNGVLDRVSLVLGDCREVEATADRVVMGYYDAHEYLDAALDALEPGGILHLHEATPEDRLWDRPVSRIREAAAARGRTVEILDRRRVKSHSEGVWHVVVDARID; this comes from the coding sequence ATGAGTGAGGAACCGTCGGACGCGGACGGGGACCTGCCGGTCGCCACCGGCGACCCGGCCGAGGACGCCGACGACCTCGCCGCCATCGTCCCCAAGCCCGGCACCGAGGTCGCCATCGCGAGCCTCCGCGATGAGGGCATATACGACGACGAGCGCCGGGTGCAGGCGTACGGCGCGGAGACGGTGGCACTTCCCGTCACCGACCCGCCGCAGTCGACCGACGTGCTAGACGTGGTGCGCCAGACCGACCCCGAGGCGCGGGCGCCCGACCTCGAGACCTTGCTTCGAGAGAAGGGATGGGACGACGAGGCGGTCGCGGCCGCCCCGGCGTCGTGGGCGGTCGTCGGCTCCGTCATCCTGGTCTCGCTCGACGACTGGACCGACGAGCAAGAGCAGGACATCGGCGAGGCCCTGCTGGAACTCCACGGCGAGGCCGACACCGTCTGTGCCCACGGCGGCGTCTCGGGCGAACTCCGCCAGCCAGACACCCGGGTCGTGGCTGGCCTGGGCGACACCGAGACGGTCCACACCGAACACGGGACGAGGTACTCGCTCGACCTCGCGAAGGTCATGTTCTCGCCCGGCAATCAGGCCGAGCGCGCCCGGATGGGCGACGTCGTGGCGGAGGACGAGGAAGTGCTGGACATGTTCGCCGGCATCGGCTACTTCACGCTCCCGATGGCCCGCGCCGGCGCGCAGGTCACGGCCGTCGAGAAGAACCCCGAGTCGTTCCGGTTCCTCGGCGAGAACGCGAACCTCAACGGGGTCCTCGACCGCGTCTCGCTGGTCCTCGGCGACTGCCGGGAGGTCGAGGCCACCGCGGACCGGGTCGTGATGGGCTACTACGACGCCCACGAGTACCTCGACGCGGCCCTGGACGCGCTCGAACCGGGCGGTATCCTGCACCTGCACGAGGCCACGCCCGAGGACCGGCTCTGGGACCGCCCCGTCTCGCGCATCCGCGAGGCCGCGGCCGCCCGCGGGCGCACGGTCGAGATACTCGACAGACGGCGCGTCAAGAGCCACAGCGAGGGCGTCTGGCACGTCGTCGTCGACGCGCGAATCGATTGA
- a CDS encoding helicase C-terminal domain-containing protein, with the protein MDPSRIFEEFPAPSYRGNQEQALGDIRDAFEAGNDVVLVRAPTGSGKSLLARAVAGCAAKADAVAPSEASGAYYTTPQVSQLDDVAGDALLDDLNIIRGKSNYKCILPGERDTPVNRAPCVREKGYDCSVQHRCPYFSDRAIASNRNIAAMTLAYFMQTAGSEVFRKRDVVVIDEAHGLAEWAEMYATIELGPRTVPVWDDLQVPDLDSVERTAKYAENVMQALVRRKDELLTKQALTAEEVHVRDRLQERIGELDWFVSDYRDPGSATEWLVDQPDGEGGAVTIKPMNPEKYLQHTVYDRGNKFVLLSATILNKDAFCRQVGLPPEQTALVDVEHTFPVENRPLYDVTQGKMTYEHRDETLPKIARVTTRIMQQHPDEKGLIHCHSYGIQERLADLLRDFGVGERLRIHGRENRDAELESWKACDDPEVFLSVKMEEALDLEGDLCRWQVLCKAPFLNTGDSRVAHRLEQGQWAWYYRSALRTVIQACGRVIRAPDDYGDTYLADTSLLDLFERAKTDTPPWFAEQVTRLSEPDLPEFQPTEALTAFDGGSIRGSRRQETWRESGAGGGSGNSSSSTSSSGGSSSGASASAGGDGDGGDSSGGSSRRSRRRRSKRSPMADVWDTDG; encoded by the coding sequence GTGGACCCGTCCCGTATCTTCGAGGAGTTCCCCGCACCCTCCTACCGCGGCAACCAGGAGCAGGCGCTCGGCGACATCCGTGACGCCTTCGAGGCGGGGAACGACGTGGTGCTCGTGCGCGCGCCGACCGGCAGCGGCAAGTCCCTCCTCGCGCGGGCGGTCGCCGGCTGTGCCGCGAAGGCGGACGCGGTCGCCCCGAGCGAGGCCAGCGGCGCCTACTACACGACGCCGCAGGTCTCACAGCTCGACGACGTGGCGGGCGACGCGTTGCTGGACGACCTGAACATCATCCGCGGGAAGTCGAACTACAAGTGCATCCTGCCGGGCGAGCGCGATACCCCCGTGAACCGGGCGCCGTGCGTACGCGAGAAGGGGTACGACTGCTCGGTGCAGCACCGGTGTCCGTACTTCTCCGACCGGGCCATCGCCTCCAACCGGAACATCGCGGCGATGACGCTCGCGTACTTCATGCAGACCGCCGGGAGCGAGGTGTTCCGCAAGCGGGACGTGGTCGTCATCGACGAGGCCCACGGGCTGGCGGAGTGGGCGGAGATGTACGCGACCATCGAGCTGGGCCCGAGAACCGTCCCGGTGTGGGACGACCTGCAGGTGCCCGACCTCGATTCGGTCGAGCGCACCGCCAAGTACGCCGAGAACGTGATGCAGGCGCTGGTCCGCCGGAAGGACGAACTGCTCACGAAGCAGGCGCTCACCGCCGAGGAGGTGCACGTCCGGGACCGGCTGCAAGAGCGCATCGGTGAGCTGGACTGGTTCGTCTCGGACTACCGCGACCCCGGGTCGGCGACGGAGTGGCTGGTCGACCAGCCCGACGGCGAGGGCGGGGCGGTCACCATCAAGCCGATGAACCCCGAGAAGTACCTCCAGCACACGGTCTACGACCGCGGGAACAAGTTCGTCCTGCTGTCGGCGACCATCCTCAACAAGGACGCCTTCTGCCGGCAGGTCGGCCTCCCGCCCGAGCAGACCGCCCTGGTCGACGTCGAACACACCTTCCCCGTCGAGAACCGGCCGCTGTACGACGTGACCCAGGGGAAGATGACCTACGAGCACCGCGACGAGACCCTGCCGAAGATCGCCCGGGTCACGACGCGCATCATGCAGCAGCATCCCGACGAGAAGGGGCTCATCCACTGCCATTCGTACGGTATCCAGGAGCGCCTCGCCGACCTCCTCCGTGACTTCGGCGTCGGCGAGCGCCTGCGCATCCACGGCCGGGAGAATCGCGACGCCGAACTGGAGTCGTGGAAGGCCTGTGACGACCCGGAGGTGTTCCTCTCGGTGAAGATGGAGGAGGCACTCGACCTCGAGGGCGACCTCTGTCGCTGGCAGGTGCTCTGTAAGGCGCCGTTCCTGAACACCGGGGATTCGCGGGTCGCCCACCGACTGGAGCAGGGCCAGTGGGCGTGGTACTACCGCTCCGCGCTCCGGACCGTCATCCAGGCCTGCGGGCGGGTCATCCGCGCCCCCGACGACTACGGCGACACCTACCTCGCCGACACCAGCCTGCTCGACCTGTTCGAGCGCGCGAAGACCGACACGCCGCCGTGGTTCGCCGAGCAGGTCACCCGGCTCTCGGAGCCGGACCTCCCGGAGTTCCAGCCGACGGAGGCGCTCACGGCGTTCGACGGCGGCTCCATCCGCGGGAGTCGCCGCCAGGAGACGTGGCGCGAGAGCGGGGCTGGCGGCGGGAGCGGGAACAGTAGCAGCAGTACGAGTAGTAGCGGCGGCAGCAGCAGTGGCGCGAGTGCCAGCGCGGGCGGTGATGGAGACGGCGGTGACAGCAGTGGCGGCTCCTCGCGGCGGTCGCGCCGGCGTCGCTCGAAGCGGTCGCCGATGGCCGACGTGTGGGACACCGACGGCTGA
- a CDS encoding DUF7561 family protein has protein sequence MSRDPCDGCGKPVPISGGIANLWSFSGDEAGGMTLEFDSDGSEHFLCFDCIERLPDDPSAADVAALSEAEARDDD, from the coding sequence GTGAGCAGAGACCCCTGCGACGGGTGTGGCAAGCCCGTCCCGATAAGCGGCGGTATCGCCAACCTCTGGAGTTTCTCCGGCGACGAGGCCGGCGGCATGACCCTCGAGTTCGACAGCGACGGCTCCGAGCACTTCCTCTGTTTCGACTGCATCGAACGCCTGCCCGACGACCCGAGCGCCGCGGACGTGGCGGCGCTGTCCGAGGCCGAGGCCCGCGACGACGACTGA
- a CDS encoding YkgJ family cysteine cluster protein — MEVNCEGCAGCCIDWRPLAAAPDRQDHERRGPHRPLDDTYNLVPLTRETVRRYCEEGLGDALVPRLWLAEDDHAVTIDGHQVAAVGGKPAFFVGLRKPPKPVAPFGIDGARWLRTCVFLDPATLQCRVHGSELYPTECAEYPGHNLVLDRETECERVEAAYGGDRLVDDEPPGSTAGLLLGPQALGEKVFVHPDPDSLDGVVQRAVTRGLTRADRAEFVATAAASAPGTTERSESHYERYRDLALGADSWVGQASRDWEALAGGVGTPVSTSVLGTTVEEDRGAPATPGWDAVE; from the coding sequence ATGGAGGTGAACTGCGAGGGGTGTGCCGGATGCTGCATCGACTGGCGACCGCTCGCGGCCGCACCCGACCGGCAGGACCACGAGCGACGCGGGCCACACCGGCCGCTCGACGACACGTACAACCTGGTCCCGCTGACCCGCGAGACGGTGCGCCGGTACTGCGAGGAGGGGCTCGGCGACGCGCTCGTCCCTCGCCTGTGGCTCGCCGAGGACGACCACGCCGTGACCATCGACGGGCACCAGGTCGCTGCGGTCGGCGGGAAGCCGGCGTTCTTCGTCGGCCTGCGCAAGCCGCCGAAACCCGTCGCGCCCTTCGGTATCGACGGGGCGCGCTGGCTGCGCACCTGCGTCTTCCTCGACCCGGCGACCCTGCAGTGTCGCGTCCACGGCTCGGAGCTGTACCCGACCGAGTGCGCCGAGTACCCGGGGCACAACCTCGTGCTGGATCGGGAGACCGAGTGCGAGCGCGTCGAGGCCGCCTACGGTGGCGACCGCCTCGTCGACGACGAACCACCCGGATCGACCGCGGGCCTGCTGCTCGGGCCGCAGGCACTCGGGGAGAAGGTGTTCGTCCACCCCGACCCCGACTCCCTCGACGGAGTCGTCCAGCGGGCCGTCACCCGGGGCCTGACCCGGGCCGACCGCGCCGAGTTCGTGGCGACGGCCGCCGCATCCGCCCCGGGGACCACCGAGCGCAGCGAGTCGCACTACGAACGCTACCGCGACCTCGCCCTCGGCGCGGACTCCTGGGTCGGACAGGCCAGCCGGGACTGGGAGGCACTCGCCGGCGGCGTCGGCACGCCCGTCTCGACCAGCGTCCTCGGGACCACCGTCGAGGAGGACCGCGGCGCGCCGGCGACCCCCGGCTGGGACGCGGTCGAGTGA
- a CDS encoding NAD(P)H-binding protein has protein sequence MRVLVTGATGFVGSRLVPELVAAGHDVVVLVRDADRYDGPSDVEVVVGDLLDYETLPPAFEGVEAAYYLVHSMRSGEDFEERDRRAARNFVDAASGADVERVVYLGGLGEERDHLSKHLRSRREVEHVLESGAYALTTLRAAIIVGAGSASFDMIRQLVSRLPVMITPRWVRTPCQPIAIDDVVAYLVGVLDAEETKGRTFEIGGPDILTYQEMLEQTARVMGRRLRVVPIPVLSPELSAYWVNLVTDVPKSVARPLITGLRNPVVCSENRIHEFVDVELTPFEAAVAQALGEDAAARKAAAPEAN, from the coding sequence ATGCGTGTGCTCGTCACCGGTGCGACCGGGTTCGTCGGCAGCCGCCTGGTCCCCGAACTCGTCGCCGCCGGCCACGACGTGGTCGTCCTCGTGCGTGACGCCGACCGATACGATGGGCCATCGGACGTCGAGGTGGTCGTCGGCGACCTGCTCGACTACGAGACGTTGCCTCCCGCGTTCGAGGGCGTCGAGGCGGCGTACTACCTCGTCCACTCGATGCGCTCGGGCGAGGACTTCGAGGAGCGCGACCGGCGGGCGGCCAGGAACTTCGTCGACGCCGCCAGCGGCGCGGACGTCGAGCGCGTCGTCTACCTCGGCGGACTGGGCGAGGAGCGCGACCACCTCTCGAAGCACCTGCGGTCGCGTCGCGAGGTCGAACACGTCTTGGAGAGCGGGGCGTACGCCCTGACGACCCTGCGGGCGGCCATCATCGTCGGGGCCGGGAGCGCCAGTTTCGACATGATCCGCCAGCTGGTGAGCCGGCTCCCCGTGATGATAACGCCCCGGTGGGTCCGCACCCCCTGCCAGCCCATCGCCATCGACGACGTGGTGGCGTACCTCGTGGGCGTCCTGGACGCCGAGGAGACGAAGGGTCGGACCTTCGAGATCGGCGGCCCGGACATCCTCACCTACCAGGAGATGCTGGAGCAGACCGCACGGGTGATGGGCCGGCGTCTCCGGGTCGTCCCCATCCCGGTGCTCTCGCCGGAGCTCTCGGCGTACTGGGTCAACCTCGTCACCGACGTCCCGAAGAGCGTGGCGCGGCCGCTCATCACCGGCCTGCGCAACCCGGTCGTCTGCTCGGAGAACCGCATCCACGAGTTCGTCGACGTAGAGCTGACGCCCTTCGAGGCGGCGGTCGCACAGGCACTCGGCGAGGACGCGGCGGCCCGGAAGGCCGCGGCGCCAGAGGCGAACTGA
- a CDS encoding DUF7530 family protein has translation MAEEFGETWVYESIVGALPGVDISERTAVTIQILVFEASLLFIAWLYDLWEAVLPGTAAVVVAAIGSALMLRLGDSIRRLPTPPHYQRLLFGSSVEVVLGVLAFIALVTHLFVFDPARSANPILTDLFGQEPPVLAVYLMLLILWDVAYRIGTGWWAAVTAIWRAYVYDFPHGTAWAFARTDLLNLGFAVAQLVLVPFVWDRPVLAAVLVGHVCAVTAATSLSVGLSLRGRFA, from the coding sequence ATGGCGGAGGAGTTCGGCGAGACGTGGGTCTACGAGAGCATCGTCGGGGCGCTGCCGGGCGTCGACATCTCCGAGCGGACCGCGGTCACCATCCAGATACTGGTCTTCGAGGCGTCGCTCCTCTTCATCGCGTGGCTGTACGACCTCTGGGAGGCCGTCCTGCCGGGCACCGCGGCGGTCGTCGTCGCGGCCATCGGGAGCGCCCTGATGCTGCGCCTCGGCGACTCCATCCGGCGGCTACCGACCCCGCCGCACTACCAGCGCCTGCTGTTCGGCTCCAGCGTCGAGGTCGTCCTCGGCGTGCTCGCGTTCATCGCGCTCGTCACGCACCTGTTCGTCTTCGACCCCGCCCGGTCGGCGAACCCCATCCTCACCGACCTGTTCGGCCAGGAGCCGCCGGTGCTGGCGGTGTACCTGATGCTGCTCATCCTCTGGGACGTGGCCTACCGCATCGGCACCGGCTGGTGGGCCGCCGTCACGGCCATCTGGCGGGCGTACGTCTACGACTTCCCGCACGGGACCGCGTGGGCGTTCGCCCGGACCGACCTGCTGAACCTCGGGTTCGCGGTCGCACAGCTGGTGCTCGTCCCGTTCGTCTGGGACCGGCCGGTGCTGGCCGCAGTACTGGTCGGACACGTCTGTGCCGTCACGGCCGCGACGTCGCTCTCGGTAGGACTGAGTCTGCGCGGAAGGTTCGCCTAA
- a CDS encoding DUF5786 family protein: MSMGAYDDDEHERREQKSTQVDTDFDDERTVYHGKVEYDAGDSTDDLLAQFKEIKGDD; the protein is encoded by the coding sequence ATGTCAATGGGTGCCTATGACGACGACGAGCACGAGCGGCGCGAGCAGAAGTCCACGCAGGTGGACACCGACTTCGACGACGAACGGACAGTCTACCACGGCAAGGTAGAGTACGACGCCGGCGACTCCACCGACGACCTGCTCGCGCAGTTCAAGGAGATCAAGGGCGACGATTAG